The Alphaproteobacteria bacterium SS10 region TGGGGGCGACCTATTCTACTTAAGCAGCGATGGCGGAGACACCATCAACGGCGGCAGCGGTAGTGACGCGATTGATGCCAGTGGGCTGACCCATGGTGTGACGGTTCATCTATGGAACCGTGTGTTCGGCACTGGGGGCTATGATAACGACATCACCGGCATTGAGATCGTTTATGGCACGGCCTCTGGCGATGTGTTCTGGAGCGCCAATAACATCAATGACACCTTCTATGGCGGTGATGGTAGCGACACCTTCTACATTGGCAACAATGGCGGTGATTACCGTGACGGCGAGGGTGGCGCCGATTGGATAACCGCTGCTAATCGTAACGGTGGCGTCAATATCAACTTCAGTGCGAATAAGAGCACCAACGAGGATGGTGACGAAGATACCTTGCATAACATTGAGCATGCCATTGGCTCTGGCTTCAATGACACGATCACTGGCGATCTGAACAACAACCAGCTCTATGGTGGTGCTGGTGATGATCAGCTCTTAGGCGGCGGTGGCGATGATACCCTAGATGGCGGCGGTGGTTCCGATACGCTGACTGGCGGCGGTGGGGGCGACCTATTCTACTTAAGCAGCGATGGCGGAGACACCATCAACGGCGGCAGCGGTAGTGACGCGATTGATGCCAGTGGGCTGACCCATGGTGTGACGGTTCATCTATGGAACCGTGTGTTCGGAACGGGGGGCTATGATAATGACATCACCGGTATCGAGATCGTCTATGGCACCGACTTCGATGACGTGTTCTGGAGCGCCATTAACATCAATGACACCTTCTATGGCGGCGAAGGCAGCGATACCTTCTACGTTGGCAGCAATGGCGGTGATTACCGTGACGGTGGTGCTGGTGATGACAATGACTGGATAACCGCTGCTAATCGTAACGGTGGCGTCAATATCAACTTCAGTGCGAATAAGAGCACCAACGAGGATGGTGACGAAGACACCTTGCATAACATTGAGCATGCCATTGGCTCTGGCTTCAATGACACGATCACTGGCGATCTGAACAACAACCAGCTCTATGGTGGCGCTGGTGATGATCAGCTCTTAGGCGGCAATGGTGCGGATACCCTAGATGGTGGTAGCGGCAATGACACCATGACCGGTGGCGCAGGTTTAGACAGCTTTGTGTTTGATAATGCTGCCGGTGAAGGCGATGACGTGATCGTGGACTTTAACACAACAGATGACACAATTTCGGTTAGTGGTGAGCTTATCGCTGACTTGGTTGCGAGTGCGGCCAATGATGGAAATGGCGATGCTGTTATCACCCATGCCGGTGGCGCGATTACGCTATTGGGTGTCGATGCCAGTCAGGTGATCGGAAGCATGTTTGTTTAAGACATGGCTGACGAGTACGAGATTGGTTCTACTTTGTGCAGGCCGCGCTGCAAGTTGGCCGTTAGAGGATAGGGGCTGCTGCTAAACTTAGCCGTCGCGTGATCCCCGGATGGTCTAGCAATGACAGGATGCTTGTGGCGGTGCCGGGCCTTAGGTTGTTAAGGCTCAAACCGCTCACTGACCAAGACGGGTGGCGGCCATGTGGTGTTTAATCGTGAGGGTCTTTATCGCCTCCAAGTCCTACCATGAGAAGTCTTTGGTAATGCGACCATCTCTGCCCCTGTGGGGGTCTCGTAAGCCTCAGTCTCGGCGGACCGCAATCCCATGCGCTGAAGCTAACACTTAACCACTTTATTGGGGCAGGTCTCCATGGCTGATATGGCTTGCTCAAAAAACGGTGAAGCAGCGATAGTTCGACTTCGTGTGGGACAGAATTCTTACGGATCGTAGCGCATGAGACTTTCGAGAGTTGTAATTCAGAACTACCGGGCCCTTAAGGATTTTGACATAGAGATCAAAGACGATCTCGCCTGCATCATTGGTGAGAACAACACGGGCAAGACGGCTGTTCTGAGGGCGATCCAGATTTGCCTCGATGTTACTCTGCCGGCCTACTATCGCTCATTGATCAGGGAGGACATCCACTCAGTACTCGACATTTCGCATCCTGGGCAGGTTCTGATTGGCGTTGAGCTAACAGACTTCCAAGGCAAGGTGAATGAGGAAGCACTGGTTGCCACGTGGAAGTTGGAGGCAGATCGCGCCCGTATCTTCTACAGATTTCGGCCCCGGCTGCGCGTTCGTGAGCAGCTCAAAAGCGGAGAGTTAGAAGCAGGGCAGCTAACTCTTGATGACTACGTTTGGGAGATCAAGGGAGGCGGCAACCCGGCCATAGACCTTGGTGAAATTGCCTGGGACGATGACGATATTGGAGAGGTCGTCCGGTTTTCGGATCTTCAATCCTATTTGGTGGTCAGTCTCCCTGCATTGCGGAACGTCGAATCCGATCTCCGGCATGCACGAACTTCACCTTTGGTGAAACTTATCGAAGCATGCGAAATCGATCGGGCAGAACAGGACGCACTGACTGAAATCCTCGATGAAGCTAACCAGAAAATCGAAGCGTCAGATGCCATCGCCAACATAGCCGAGGCCATCGACAAGTCCCTCAAGGACGTATCCGGCCCAGCGTTTGAAATGGATGCCACCCTCGGCCTTTCGGCTGCAACATTTCAAGCCATAGTACGCAATCTTAAGATATTGCTTTCTGACCTTTCACTACAGGATTTTGAACCCGGCCGAAATGGCCTGGGAATGAATAATATCCTCTATATTGCGATCCTAATGGAGTACTTGGAACGCCGTATCGGAAAGGCGCAATCGGCTGGCCAGCTAATACTGTTGGAGGAACCGGAGGCACACCTCCATCCGCAGCTTCAGGCATCCTTGTTAATCGCTCTGCGTGATAAAGGTGTGCAAGTCGTATTGACGAGTCATTCAACGCAAGTGACGTCTCTTGCGCCTTTCAAGACTTTCATTTCTCTGACCAAGCGCGCGGACTCAAGCATTTCGTCCTGCAACTTGTCGAGCAATGAGGCGCTTGATGATAGGAATATTGCCGACCTTGAGCGCTACTTGGACGCAACCAAGAGCAACCTCTTGTTTGCTAGGAAAGTCATGCTGGTCGAGGGCCCCGCAGAGTTGTTCCTGATACCCGCTATGGTCGAGGCAATTCATGGGGCTCATCTAGAAAGACTAGGGATTTCCGTGATTGCCATCTACGGCGTCCATTTCGATGCCTACGCCGATCTGTTCAGACCTGGCTCGCTTGAGAAGAAGTGCGCCATCGTGGCCGATGCCGATCTACAGCCCTCCGATGCAAGTGACGAATTCAACGTCGAAGAGGATGCGCCAGACCTCGCATCTCTTGGCGGTGAGTACGTACAGGTCTTTGCGGGCGCGACAACGTTTGAGCGTGAGCTGGTGATGGAAGAAACGCTTCCGATGCTCATCGCTACAGCCAAGGAGCTCGGTGCGCCGGTGATCACAAAGAAACTGGAGGAGGGTTTCTGGACCTTACAAAACGGGGAGCTTAGTGATGCGGAAAAATCGGCACTCCTGGTCGATCTCGGGACATCTGTTCTCAACACTGCGAAGCGCTTCGGTAAGGCACGGTTCGCACAGGTCGCCGCCCGATATGCAGATGAATGCACCAAGCTCCCGGATTACATCCAGTCAGCAATAGATTGGCTCCGTGAATGATTTCGCTGACGCCAGATCAAAGAGAAGCAGTTAACTGCCAAGACAATCTTATGCTTTCAGCATGCCCGGGAAGTGGGAAGACCCGGGTCGTCATCGCCAAGCTCCTGCAACTGGCGGAAAAAGTGGAAGCGACGCCCCGATCTATTGGATGTATCACTTACACAAACGCAGCCGTTGACGAAATCGAGGCGCGTGTACGCCAGATCGGGACAAACACGCTCTTCGACCGCTGCGAGGTTTCGACCATCCATGCCTTTTGCCTGCAGTTCATTCTTCGGCCTTACAGTTGGATGGTCCCCAAACTTCCGATTGGTTTAAAGATTCTCACGCGTGAGATGAGGTTGTTCGACCAGCTTGTCAGAATCGTCGAAGATGAGCAGGGTCGCCAACCTCAGTTCCGAGCATTCGAGGATTACGCCTCAATTCGCATGAACATTGATGGCAACCCAGCAGGAAGCGGGATCGAAGGAGGCATCGTCACAGATGCCACAGCCCGGCGCTATTGGGAACTCATGCTCGCCAACGGGTACATCGATTTCTCAATGATCTTGTACTACTCGCTTCAAATTCTTCGCGATCATCCGTTCGTCGGCGATGGTCTCTCCTCCCGGTTTGCGTGGCTGCTCGTTGATGAGTTCCAGGACACCACGGACGTTCAGGTCGAGATTCTCAAAGTGCTGCATGAACGAATGCACTCTCAATTCTTTCTCGTGGGCGACGAACACCAATCCATACACGCATTTGCTGGCGCCCGACCGGACCTGGCCAATGGGTTTGCTGATGACATTGGAGCGCGCCAGGATATCTTCTTGAGTGGGAACTTCAGGTCCACCGAGGAAATAATCACCCCGGCCCAGACGCTGATCCGTCGCAATCCTGGGATGTATCCCTCGGGTGAAGCCGCGGATCGAGAGGGTTCTGTTTCTTATGAGCATGCCGCAAACGCTACTGTTGCGGTGACCGACTACTTTTTGCCTCTGCTGGAAGAGAATAATATTCCTCTGGGCCAAGCTGCGATATTAGCCCCGTGGTGGCGCCACCTTGTGCCCATTGCCACAATGCTACGCAAGTTCGATGTGCCGGTGTTTGGGCCAGGAGCTCGCCCGTATCAAAGAAGACGGCTCTTTGCGCCACTAGCCGAGCAGCTGGGGGCGAGTGTAGCCTCCCAAACACTTTCGGTAGTTCCGGGAGTTGAGAAGGCATTGTTTCGGTTGATCAGTGAAGCCATGGGCGTCAGCCGCTTTGATTTGTTTTCCTACAGCGGAAGGATGATATCGCTCGCCTTAGTCTATGAGGCCAAGCGGATTGCCGGCTTGCACCCGGGGGGAATGGATTGGCTTGTGCGATGTGCGCAATCAGCCGGGCAAATGTTGATGGATGAAGAGTGGATAGACACTGTGACGGCTAAGGCCATTAACACGTCCGTTCAGGAAATGCATGCCGACATGACGCGGAACAATGTCGATGTCGCAAACCTCCAGATTGAAGACCTCGGTCTGTTCGCAGACCCGGACTCAGCGATCAAACTAATCACGATGCACAACTCCAAAGGCCGGGAATTCGACGCAGTTGCAATAGTTCACGCAAACGAAGGCCAGATTCCTCACTTCACGTCCAGAACACGAGAGGAGTTCGAAGAAGCGCGCCGTCTCTTTTACGTTGGCATGACTAGGGCGCGGAAGCATCTGATGGTGGTCTCCGACCAGTCGGACCACCGTAACGTGCCCACCCGATTTATCCGTGAAGCCAGCCTTATGTGAGCTGGCAATGTAACTTAATGCCCGGATTTGGTTTATGGGGGCAGAGGGAGCCACTTTTCCACCGTTTGCGCGGACGCAAGGATCTCTGTGTCGGTTGATGCTTTTCAGCCCGGCCTGAGTAACACAATAGGTGTTATTATGTGCAATAGCGCTGCTGCAACGAATTGCAGGTTTAGGTTAGTCAAATATGGGCGTAAGTTATTGAAGTTATACGTCACAAAATATGACTAACTTTTGGCTTAGGTTGTTCCTTTTGTTGATTTCATGAAGCTCCTCCGGGCCCACCAACCTTCCCTTAACACCCGCTTTTGTCTGCCACCGCTTATGCGAGTGGTCTGGCCTTGCCCGACGCCTATGCCGTTGAACGGTTGGGCCTTTACTCACAGTTCTGTGTGTTTCTTAGCCGTTGAAAGCACCTATCAAAGAGTGTGACGTATATATGGGGTAAGAGTGTAAATCCGTGTTTTATCAAGGAACACAAGCACTCTCAGCGTTGACTCAATGTCGGGGTGGCATGGGGTTCAGCGTCTTCGCTGTTATCGGGGGTTACATACCATGTCTAATAATCTCGGCCTGCTCACGGAGCTGCTTGGCGACAACAACGGCAATGAGCTGATCGCTGATGATCTGTTCGTTGGCTGGAATATTATCGGCCTTGGCGGCGATGATGTTTTGGTGGGTGGCAACTTTGCTGACGCGCTCGAAGGTGGCGCCGGCAACGATGCGCTAACCGGTGGTCTTGGCGCTGACGAGATGATTGGCGGCGAGGGGATCGATAGTTACATCGGTACGCTTGAGGAATTCCACGAAGACATTTTCTTCGATGTTGAGACCGGCGAGGACATGGCCTTTGTTGGCGAGTTTTTCTCCCTCGGCGATGTCAGCATTAGCGATAACGGTATTTTCACCACGGTTGCGGTGACGTCGGGCGGCGCCACAGCGACGTTCCAGATGATCGGTGTCTACTCAATTGCCAGCGTTGCAGCCGTTGGCACTGAAGGTACGGCGATCACATACACCCGAACCACCGAAGTTAATGGCGCGCTGGGCACCCCAGACGACAACATCCTTGATGCCCCGGATGACGAGAACTGGTTGGCCTATGGTTTCCAAGGCAATGACTCGATCACCGGTGGTGGTGGATCCGACTTCATCGTTGGCGGTGAAGGCAACGACAGTCTCGATGGTGGTAGCAATGGCGCTGACACCCTCGATGGGGGTGAGGGGGATGACTACATCCTTCTGACGCCGGGTGGCGGTGAGATCATTGGCGGCACGGGGACGGATGTTCTCGACGCGAGCGGTGCATCCACGGATTCGAAACTGTTCCTCTGGGGAAGCGCTTCTATCGGTTCATCTGCCTCTGCAACTGTGAGCGGTGTCGAAATCGCATACGGGTCTGATTTTGATGATCGTCTGGCAGGTGCTGGCGGCATTAGCGATACGCTGTATGGCGGCCTAGGTTCCGACACCATCTTCGTTGATCGCGATAGTGTCGATTACCGCGATGGCGGCGGT contains the following coding sequences:
- a CDS encoding calcium-binding protein; translated protein: GGDLFYLSSDGGDTINGGSGSDAIDASGLTHGVTVHLWNRVFGTGGYDNDITGIEIVYGTASGDVFWSANNINDTFYGGDGSDTFYIGNNGGDYRDGEGGADWITAANRNGGVNINFSANKSTNEDGDEDTLHNIEHAIGSGFNDTITGDLNNNQLYGGAGDDQLLGGGGDDTLDGGGGSDTLTGGGGGDLFYLSSDGGDTINGGSGSDAIDASGLTHGVTVHLWNRVFGTGGYDNDITGIEIVYGTDFDDVFWSAININDTFYGGEGSDTFYVGSNGGDYRDGGAGDDNDWITAANRNGGVNINFSANKSTNEDGDEDTLHNIEHAIGSGFNDTITGDLNNNQLYGGAGDDQLLGGNGADTLDGGSGNDTMTGGAGLDSFVFDNAAGEGDDVIVDFNTTDDTISVSGELIADLVASAANDGNGDAVITHAGGAITLLGVDASQVIGSMFV
- a CDS encoding AAA family ATPase → MRLSRVVIQNYRALKDFDIEIKDDLACIIGENNTGKTAVLRAIQICLDVTLPAYYRSLIREDIHSVLDISHPGQVLIGVELTDFQGKVNEEALVATWKLEADRARIFYRFRPRLRVREQLKSGELEAGQLTLDDYVWEIKGGGNPAIDLGEIAWDDDDIGEVVRFSDLQSYLVVSLPALRNVESDLRHARTSPLVKLIEACEIDRAEQDALTEILDEANQKIEASDAIANIAEAIDKSLKDVSGPAFEMDATLGLSAATFQAIVRNLKILLSDLSLQDFEPGRNGLGMNNILYIAILMEYLERRIGKAQSAGQLILLEEPEAHLHPQLQASLLIALRDKGVQVVLTSHSTQVTSLAPFKTFISLTKRADSSISSCNLSSNEALDDRNIADLERYLDATKSNLLFARKVMLVEGPAELFLIPAMVEAIHGAHLERLGISVIAIYGVHFDAYADLFRPGSLEKKCAIVADADLQPSDASDEFNVEEDAPDLASLGGEYVQVFAGATTFERELVMEETLPMLIATAKELGAPVITKKLEEGFWTLQNGELSDAEKSALLVDLGTSVLNTAKRFGKARFAQVAARYADECTKLPDYIQSAIDWLRE
- a CDS encoding ATP-dependent helicase, with amino-acid sequence MISLTPDQREAVNCQDNLMLSACPGSGKTRVVIAKLLQLAEKVEATPRSIGCITYTNAAVDEIEARVRQIGTNTLFDRCEVSTIHAFCLQFILRPYSWMVPKLPIGLKILTREMRLFDQLVRIVEDEQGRQPQFRAFEDYASIRMNIDGNPAGSGIEGGIVTDATARRYWELMLANGYIDFSMILYYSLQILRDHPFVGDGLSSRFAWLLVDEFQDTTDVQVEILKVLHERMHSQFFLVGDEHQSIHAFAGARPDLANGFADDIGARQDIFLSGNFRSTEEIITPAQTLIRRNPGMYPSGEAADREGSVSYEHAANATVAVTDYFLPLLEENNIPLGQAAILAPWWRHLVPIATMLRKFDVPVFGPGARPYQRRRLFAPLAEQLGASVASQTLSVVPGVEKALFRLISEAMGVSRFDLFSYSGRMISLALVYEAKRIAGLHPGGMDWLVRCAQSAGQMLMDEEWIDTVTAKAINTSVQEMHADMTRNNVDVANLQIEDLGLFADPDSAIKLITMHNSKGREFDAVAIVHANEGQIPHFTSRTREEFEEARRLFYVGMTRARKHLMVVSDQSDHRNVPTRFIREASLM